A genome region from Nymphalis io chromosome Z, ilAglIoxx1.1, whole genome shotgun sequence includes the following:
- the LOC126780213 gene encoding phytanoyl-CoA dioxygenase domain-containing protein 1 — protein MRHTLRNQLEQDGYVVLEDFLRPAECDELLAAGLELTKQAPDSDDKTIFSTLENDKQQLKDRYFLESNDKISFFFEAQAVGTDGKLQVDPSVSLNKVGHALHLLHPIFRCYTYSDRVKAICRELGFREPAVVQSMYIYKNPGLGGEVVAHQDATYLYSEPVPPIGFWIALEDATIQNGCLWMARGSHKSGVHRRLIRNPDKESNQALIYDKGAPVYPQSGFTAVPVSKGTCILIHGHVVHKSAQNKSDKSRHAYTFHVVERHENSYSPDNWLQEGENAPFQNVYTTPQMV, from the exons TTGGAGCAGGATGGTTATGTCGTGTTGGAAGATTTTCTCCGACCGGCGGAATGTGACGAACTCCTGGCTGCTGGGCTGGAGCTGACCAAGCAAGCACCTGACTCTGATGACAAGACCATCTTCTCAACTTTAGAAAACGACAaacaa CAACTGAAAGACAGGTATTTTCTGGAAAGCAACGACAAGATAAGCTTTTTCTTTGAAGCTCAGGCTGTTGGAACAGATGGAAAACTTCAAGTGGATCCCAGTGTGTCCTTGAATAAG GTAGGACACGCGCTGCACCTCCTGCATCCCATATTCAGATGTTACACTTACAGCGACAGAGTGAAAGCAATTTGCCGTGAGCTCGGATTCAGGGAACCAGCAGTTGTACAAagcatgtatatttataaaaatcctgGCTTAGGAGGAGAAG TTGTAGCTCATCAAGATGCGACATACTTGTACAGTGAACCGGTTCCTCCAATCGGTTTTTGGATCGCCCTCGAAGATGCAACCATTCAAAATGGCTGCTTATGGATGGCTAGAGGTTCTCACAAGTCTGGTGTCCATAGAAGACTTATACGGAACCCCGACAAGGAGTCCAACCAAGCTTTGATTTACGATAAAGGAGCGCCGGTGTATCCACAGTCTGGTTTCACAGCGGTACCTGTTAGCAAAG GTACCTGCATTTTAATACACGGACACGTCGTCCACAAAAGTGCTCAGAATAAATCGGACAAAAGTCGCCACGCGTACACATTTCATGTCGTAGAGAGGCACGAAAATTCGTATTCACCAGACAACTGGCTGCAAGAGGGGGAGAACGCTCCCTTTCAAAACGTTTACACAACACCTCAAATGGTTTAA